From Hydractinia symbiolongicarpus strain clone_291-10 chromosome 12, HSymV2.1, whole genome shotgun sequence, one genomic window encodes:
- the LOC130622183 gene encoding ataxin-7-like protein 3 isoform X1, which yields MNPFSFKEMKDICIDDTNEPIVQYMYEIIDICTLGVCFDIHRSIKLGYWDLENIDHESQKEFEIVDQAGLDVFGQQPVKKQQECVCPNCSRTLAANRFAPHLEKCMGMGRNSSRIASKRLQTSGRIEDFDADNDIDYDWSYDYERKSRRTKKDKEKITNSPKRSKLRKAESSIGLSSLINNSNGGSRPGTPCSTASGDIGTSIKAGPTLQALEALSRGMVWNQLKLKIYVNEQLSYCNGILTLCCCCFLFSEEKVALLTQTCGAISEHTGKMCTRTGRCVQHTDEQRKNVRVLLLGDTEDIPWPPSMRPEGSSLDQDDIHVDVDGYEDIDGGSLLRELTPIPWEQESNMSTGSDTMSGPPVPPSPVISKKKKGRKTRSR from the exons ATGAACccattttcttttaaagaaatGAAAGATATATGCATTGATGATACTAAT GAACCGATTGTTCAGTATATGTATGAGATAATCGATATATGTACGTTGGGTGTATGTTTTGATATTCATCGATCCATTAAACTTGGTTATTGGGACTTGGAGAACATAGATCATGA gtcTCAAAAAGAATTTG AAATTGTAGATCAAGCTGGTTTGGATGTTTTCGGTCAGCAACCTGTCAAGAAACAGCAAGAATGTGTTTGTCCAAACTGTTCACGAACTCTTGCTGCTAATCGTTTTGCACCTCACCTCGAGAAATGCATGGGAATGGGAAGAAACAGCAGTCGCATCGCTAGTAAAAG GCTACAGACTAGTGGACGTATTGAAGATTTTGATGCTGATAATGATATTGACTATGATTGGAGTTATGATTACGAAAGAAAAA gtCGCAGAACGaaaaaagacaaagaaaag atcaCCAACTCGCCGAAACGATCAAAACTTCGAAAAG ctGAAAGCAGTATCGGCTTGTCTAGTCTTATCAACAATAGTAATGGCGGCTCACGTCCTGGTACGCCATGTTCAACAGCGAGTGGAGATATTGGAACTAGCATTAAA GCTGGACCAACTCTCCAAGCATTAGAAGCGCTAAGTCGAGGTATGGTGTGGAATCAATTGAAATTGAAAATTTATGTAAATGAACAGTTGAGTTATTGTAATGGTATTTTAactctttgttgttgttgttttttattttcagagGAGAAAGTCGCCCTTCTCACACAG ACATGTGGTGCAATCTCCGAACACACTGGGAAAATGTGTACTAG GACAGGACGATGCGTACAACACACTGatgaacaaagaaaaaatgtgAGGGTTCTTCTACTAG GGGACACTGAGGACATTCCATGGCCGCCCAGTATGCGACCTGAAGG ATCTTCATTGGACCAAGATGATATACACGTTG ATGTTGACGGTTATGAAGATATTGATGGTGGATCTCTTTTAAGAGAGCTTACACC GATACCCTGGGAACAAGAGTCAAATATGTCGACAGGCTCGGATACTATGAGTGGTCCGCCTGTTC cacCATCGCCAGTTATTTCTAAGAAAAAGAAAGGTAGAAAAACAAGATCTCGCTAA
- the LOC130622185 gene encoding uncharacterized protein LOC130622185 isoform X1 yields the protein MATYPQHEHPLHLTDSFAIYPQYQGQWNCDNCEITYDRTHTPYHCPICSYDICQNCFQQKKHPRHVHSLYLSKMTGIYPQYNGEWKCDACQRTKGPPTSPTAYHCFQDEFDLCHECFNGRNFSIHIHPLVPADAKNVYDNSPGWWICDSCKRTGIQMGTQYSWHCPECEFDCCDRCLQEVKISDHTHPLKITDSRIAYPTFNGGWKCDICGTDANPQTPGVNMDKPFHCFTCQFDACHNCVNQALVRDHQNRVHGDSESGYGYDVVGAPVSAYRHVESAHVENHVHQPPMEMMEDDNETVENLDDSQKCIVCFSKPKNATIVHGSTGHVCCCLSCAYTLQRRGDRCPICRAPIDRVIKHFNS from the exons ATGGCCACTTATCCTCAACATGAACATCCACTTCATTTAACTGATTCATTTGCAATATACCCTCAATACCAAGGTCAATGGAATTGTGACAACTGTGAAATAACTTATGATAGAACACATACACCCTATCATTGTCCAATATGCTCATACGATATCTGTCAGAACTGCTTCCAACAGAAAAAGCACCCAAGACATGTCCATTCCTTGTACTTGTCAAAAATGACCGGTATTTATCCACAGTATAATGGAGAATGGAAGTGTGACGCATGTCAACGTACTAAAGGCCCGCCTACATCTCCTACAGCATATCATTGTTTTCAAGACGAGTTTGATTTATGTCATGAGTGCTTTAATGGAAGAAATTTTTCCATCCATATTCATCCGTTAGTACCAGCTGATGCTAAAAATGTTTATGATAATTCTCCTGGGTGGTGGATTTGTGACAGCTGCAAAAGGACTGGGATTCAAATGGGAAC ACAATATTCATGGCACTGTCCTGAATGTGAGTTTGACTGCTGCGATCGCTGCTTGCAAGAAGTTAAAATATCAGATCATACACACCCATTGAAAATTACAGACTCACGCATTGCATATCCAACTTTTAATGGTGGTTGGAAGTGTGATATTTGTGGCACTGATGCGAATCCACAAACACCTGGAGTTAACATGGATAAACCATTTCATTGTTTCACATGTCAATTTGATGCTTGTCACAATTGCGTGAATCAAGCTCTTGTAAGAG atcaCCAAAACAGAGTGCATGGTGACAGCGAAAGTGGTT ATGGATATGATGTTGTTGGGGCTCCAGTCTCAGCATACAGGCATGTTGAAAGTGCTCATGTTGAGAATCATGTACATCAGCCTCCAATGG AGATGATGGAAGATGACAATGAGACAGTTGAAAACCTTGATGATTCTCAAaaatgtattgtttgtttttcgaAACCTAAAAATGCAACTATTGTTCACGGGAGCACAGGTcacgtttgttgttgtttatcttGTGCCTACACTCTACAAAGGCGAGGAGACAGATGTCCAATATGTCGAGCACCTATTGATCGAgtcataaaacattttaattccTAA
- the LOC130622183 gene encoding ataxin-7-like protein 3 isoform X2, which yields MNPFSFKEMKDICIDDTNEPIVQYMYEIIDICTLGVCFDIHRSIKLGYWDLENIDHESQKEFEIVDQAGLDVFGQQPVKKQQECVCPNCSRTLAANRFAPHLEKCMGMGRNSSRIASKRLQTSGRIEDFDADNDIDYDWSYDYERKSRRTKKDKEKITNSPKRSKLRKAESSIGLSSLINNSNGGSRPGTPCSTASGDIGTSIKAGPTLQALEALSREEKVALLTQTCGAISEHTGKMCTRTGRCVQHTDEQRKNVRVLLLGDTEDIPWPPSMRPEGSSLDQDDIHVDVDGYEDIDGGSLLRELTPIPWEQESNMSTGSDTMSGPPVPPSPVISKKKKGRKTRSR from the exons ATGAACccattttcttttaaagaaatGAAAGATATATGCATTGATGATACTAAT GAACCGATTGTTCAGTATATGTATGAGATAATCGATATATGTACGTTGGGTGTATGTTTTGATATTCATCGATCCATTAAACTTGGTTATTGGGACTTGGAGAACATAGATCATGA gtcTCAAAAAGAATTTG AAATTGTAGATCAAGCTGGTTTGGATGTTTTCGGTCAGCAACCTGTCAAGAAACAGCAAGAATGTGTTTGTCCAAACTGTTCACGAACTCTTGCTGCTAATCGTTTTGCACCTCACCTCGAGAAATGCATGGGAATGGGAAGAAACAGCAGTCGCATCGCTAGTAAAAG GCTACAGACTAGTGGACGTATTGAAGATTTTGATGCTGATAATGATATTGACTATGATTGGAGTTATGATTACGAAAGAAAAA gtCGCAGAACGaaaaaagacaaagaaaag atcaCCAACTCGCCGAAACGATCAAAACTTCGAAAAG ctGAAAGCAGTATCGGCTTGTCTAGTCTTATCAACAATAGTAATGGCGGCTCACGTCCTGGTACGCCATGTTCAACAGCGAGTGGAGATATTGGAACTAGCATTAAA GCTGGACCAACTCTCCAAGCATTAGAAGCGCTAAGTCGAG agGAGAAAGTCGCCCTTCTCACACAG ACATGTGGTGCAATCTCCGAACACACTGGGAAAATGTGTACTAG GACAGGACGATGCGTACAACACACTGatgaacaaagaaaaaatgtgAGGGTTCTTCTACTAG GGGACACTGAGGACATTCCATGGCCGCCCAGTATGCGACCTGAAGG ATCTTCATTGGACCAAGATGATATACACGTTG ATGTTGACGGTTATGAAGATATTGATGGTGGATCTCTTTTAAGAGAGCTTACACC GATACCCTGGGAACAAGAGTCAAATATGTCGACAGGCTCGGATACTATGAGTGGTCCGCCTGTTC cacCATCGCCAGTTATTTCTAAGAAAAAGAAAGGTAGAAAAACAAGATCTCGCTAA
- the LOC130622179 gene encoding uncharacterized protein LOC130622179, which produces MTIATHELNNLPDCILLNIFKHCRSTEVIWRARIVCKRWYNLLADAELWRVSDLSSFKLDKPDFIETITSYVPIKDLQYLQIQHNVIPNNVLKIILKQAFNLEGLSLYGSTVISEKQSLHQNHVSRHVGFVDIRNSKANSDFMKSIIANTKKRIKILGVSNSFGTSTEIYGKSFLHFLPNLTILECSDCVWMNDNVISEMSTYCRLLESLNINKCLNVIGTNLHLLIARCTKLKTLILRRTSVRNEEIIKPNWAHSNINELDLANCYYLDDGPVLHVVQDLAIKLEHLCCAVTDELVLSITNKKLKLRSLELRRRHPLNEEYLVKFISKCEFLESLDISLMPIEFEFFQQMLPKLSNLRWLHFAGHDILKTTEVLKLLSEHCWHLQQVGFHYYNAKPNQTQIHDAIMNFLQSSLNLQRVCIGGVHMEELIRRVQATIIKKQLYELLSIEICDASKFILPQSRNSVNNYAAFFKQ; this is translated from the exons ATGACGATTGCAACACACGAGTTAAATAATCTTCCAGACTGCATCCTGCTTAACATATTCAAACATTGCAGATCAACTGAAGTTATTTGGCGAGCAAGGATCGTGTGTAAAAGATGGTATAATTTACTCGCCGATGCCGAGTTATGGCGGGTGAGCGACTTATCAAGTTTTAAACTTGATAAACCAGATTTTATAGAAACGATTACATCTTACGTACCAATAAAAGATTTGCAATACCTACAAATCCAACACAATGTTATTCCAAACAACGTCCTTAAGATTATTTTGAAACAAGCATTCAACCTGGAAGGATTAAGTTTATATGGAAGCACGGTTATCTCAGAAAAACAATCTTTACATCAAAATCATGTGTCTCGACACGTTGGATTTGTTGACATCCGAAATTCGAAAGCAAATTCCGATTTCATGAAAAGTATTATAGCTAATACTAAAAAAAGGATCAAAATATTAG GTGTATCAAACAGTTTCGGGACTTCAACAGAAATATACGGAAAATCATTTCTGCACTTTCTACCAAATTTAACCATTTTGGAATGTTCCGACTGTGTGTGGATGAATGACAATGTCATCAGCGAGATGTCAACATATTGTCGCTTGTTGGAAagtttaaatataaacaaatgttTAAATGTTATCGGTACAAATCTTCATTTATTAATTGCGCGCTGCACGAAGCTCAAAACATTAATACTTCGCCGAACAAGTGTACGCAATGAAGAGATCATAAAACCAAATTGGGCACATTCAAACATTAACGAACTTGATCTGGCTAATTGTTATTATTTAGATGACGGGCCAGTACTTCATGTTGTTCAGGATTTAGCGATAAAACTGGAACATTTATGTTGTGCTGTGACGGATGAACTCGTGTTAAGTATCACGAATAAGAAATTAAAACTTAGATCGTTAGAACTTCGTAGAAGACACCCACTAAATGAGGAATATCTAGTTAAATTTATTTCGAAATGTGAATTTTTGGAATCGCTTGATATAAGCCTGATGCCTATTGAGTTTGAATTTTTTCAACAGATGCTTCCGAAACTATCAAACTTGCGTTGGCTGCACTTTGCTGGAcatgatattttaaaaacaacagaagTGTTAAAGTTATTGTCAGAACATTGCTGGCACCTACAACAAGTCGGTTTTCATTACTATAACGCTAAACCCAATCAAACACAAATACACGACGCCATTATGAATTTCTTGCAATCATCTTTAAACCTGCAACGAGTATGCATTGGAGGTGTACATATGGAGGAATTAATAAGACGCGTACAAGCGACAATTATTAAAAAGCAACTTTATGAATTACTATCAATAGAGATCTGTGATGCAAGCAAATTCATATTGCCACAATCACGAAATTCTGTAAATAATTATGCagccttttttaaacaatag
- the LOC130622185 gene encoding uncharacterized protein LOC130622185 isoform X2: MATYPQHEHPLHLTDSFAIYPQYQGQWNCDNCEITYDRTHTPYHCPICSYDICQNCFQQKKHPRHVHSLYLSKMTGIYPQYNGEWKCDACQRTKGPPTSPTAYHCFQDEFDLCHECFNGRNFSIHIHPLVPADAKNVYDNSPGWWICDSCKRTGIQMGTQYSWHCPECEFDCCDRCLQEVKISDHTHPLKITDSRIAYPTFNGGWKCDICGTDANPQTPGVNMDKPFHCFTCQFDACHNCVNQALVRDHQNRVHGDSESGYGYDVVGAPVSAYRHVESAHVENHVHQPPMDDGR; encoded by the exons ATGGCCACTTATCCTCAACATGAACATCCACTTCATTTAACTGATTCATTTGCAATATACCCTCAATACCAAGGTCAATGGAATTGTGACAACTGTGAAATAACTTATGATAGAACACATACACCCTATCATTGTCCAATATGCTCATACGATATCTGTCAGAACTGCTTCCAACAGAAAAAGCACCCAAGACATGTCCATTCCTTGTACTTGTCAAAAATGACCGGTATTTATCCACAGTATAATGGAGAATGGAAGTGTGACGCATGTCAACGTACTAAAGGCCCGCCTACATCTCCTACAGCATATCATTGTTTTCAAGACGAGTTTGATTTATGTCATGAGTGCTTTAATGGAAGAAATTTTTCCATCCATATTCATCCGTTAGTACCAGCTGATGCTAAAAATGTTTATGATAATTCTCCTGGGTGGTGGATTTGTGACAGCTGCAAAAGGACTGGGATTCAAATGGGAAC ACAATATTCATGGCACTGTCCTGAATGTGAGTTTGACTGCTGCGATCGCTGCTTGCAAGAAGTTAAAATATCAGATCATACACACCCATTGAAAATTACAGACTCACGCATTGCATATCCAACTTTTAATGGTGGTTGGAAGTGTGATATTTGTGGCACTGATGCGAATCCACAAACACCTGGAGTTAACATGGATAAACCATTTCATTGTTTCACATGTCAATTTGATGCTTGTCACAATTGCGTGAATCAAGCTCTTGTAAGAG atcaCCAAAACAGAGTGCATGGTGACAGCGAAAGTGGTT ATGGATATGATGTTGTTGGGGCTCCAGTCTCAGCATACAGGCATGTTGAAAGTGCTCATGTTGAGAATCATGTACATCAGCCTCCAATGG ATGATGGAAGATGA
- the LOC130622180 gene encoding probable citrate synthase, mitochondrial, with translation MINIRMSSPLTRLAKKNSQLPQLLRLLTVRCQSTQAQTSDLKSRLEQLVPEKRKEVAEFRREHGDTKIGEVTVGMAYGGMRGIKGLVTETSVLDAEEGIRFRGYTIPDCQKLLPHAEGGEEPLPEAIFWLLCTGEIPTKAQVDMISKEWAARAELPQHVVMMLNNFPEDLHPMTQFSAAIAALNKDSKFAKAYNDGVKKTDYWMSAYEDSMDLIAKLPVVAACIYRNMYRDGKVSPINPDKDFGANLAEMLGYNNHEFIELMRLYLVIHSDHEGGNVSAHATHLVGSALSDPYLSFSAGMCGLAGPLHGLANQEVLIWLDKLVKDVGYDVTTDQLREYIRETLKTSVVPGYGHAVLRKTDPRYTCQREFALKHLPDDPLFKIVGKVYEVVPDELKALGKVANPWPNVDAHSGVLLQYYGMTEMNYYTVLFGVSRALGVLASLVWDRAFGFPIERPKSMSTEGLKKFVRK, from the exons ATGATAAATATAAGAATGTCTTCACCATTGACAAGACTAGCTAAAAAGAACTCACAG cttCCACAACTTTTGAGGCTGTTAACAGTGAGATGTCAATCCACACAAGCACAAACTTCTGACCTA aaaaGCAGACTTGAACAATTAGTTCCAGAAAAGAGAAAGGAAGTTGCAGAATTCCGTAGAGAACATGGTGATACAAAAATTGGAGAAGTCACTGTTGGCATG gcaTATGGTGGAATGCGAGGTATTAAAGGCTTGGTCACAGAAACGTCTGTTCTAGATGCTGAAGAG ggAATTCGTTTTAGAGGCTACACTATTCCTGATTGCCAAAAG cTGCTACCTCATGCTGAGGGTGGAGAAGAGCCTCTACCAGAAGCTATTTTCTGGTTGCTATGCACAGGCGAAATACCAACAAAAGCACAA GTAGATATGATATCAAAAGAGTGGGCTGCTCGTGCTGAACTCCCTCAGCATGTTGTTATGATGTTGAATAACTTCCCCGAAGATCTTCACCCAATGACTCAGTTCTCTGCGGCGATTGCTGCTCTGAATAAAGACAGCAAGTTTGCAAAAGCCTACAACGACGGTGTAAAAAAAACTGATTACTGGATG AGTGCATATGAAGATTCAATGGATCTGATTGCAAAACTACCTGTAGTAGCTGCTTGTATCTATCGAAACATGTACCGAGATGGGAAGGTTTCCCCCATTAATCCTGACAAAGATTTTGGTGCTAACCTTGCCGAGATGTTGGGATACAATAACCACGAATTCATCGAGCTGATGCGCCTGTACCTAGTGATCCACAGTGACCACGAAGGTGGAAATGTCAGTGCTCACGCGACACACTTAGTTGGCAGCGCCCTGTCAGACCCCTACCTATCCTTCTCTGCAGGTATGTGTGGTTTGGCTGGACCACTCCATGGATTAGCAAATCAA gAAGTGCTGATATGGTTGGACAAACTTGTTAAAGATGTTGGTTACGATGTGACCACAGATCAACTTCGAGAATACATTCGTGAAACACTTAAAACCTCA GTTGTTCCAGGGTATGGTCACGCTGTCTTGCGAAAGACCGATCCTCGCTACACTTGTCAGCGAGAATTTGCTTTAAAGCATTTACCAGATGATCCCCTTTTTAAAATCGTGGGAAAAGTGTACGAAGTTGTGCCGGACGAATTGAAAGCCCTGGGTAAAGTAGCCAACCCATGGCCGAATGTTGATGCTCATTCTGGAGTGTTGTTGCAG TACTATGGTATGACTGAAATGAATTACTACACTGTGTTATTTGGTGTGTCGCGCGCTCTTGGTGTGTTGGCGTCGCTTGTTTGGGACCGTGCGTTTGGTTTTCCCATTGAAAGACCGAAGAGTATGAGTACAGAAGGATTGAAAAAGTTTgtcagaaaataa
- the LOC130622178 gene encoding uncharacterized protein LOC130622178 has protein sequence MKRSSSGDILIQLKQIKIGKRRLRYIYIPQSLMESKEFMKETDKECCLLFLGCDVLSSTSVLPKNMARTHTRLLKSKQCSKISFPHRLAGVAGHTKDAWFYSIHGLFRSVFEFYDFAEQVLVLRYLFHIWSIANERFLPEKLILTDHNFIDKEMFVTVIIDRIDNCKICEETACSKRMCMSRNNKSVATQCSMSWNKKSVATQCTIHYSSVASQYDLNVCMNRSSQTVYCKNKMISQFTQSDKIVSNEKQCQTEYVKIDQHTSPTHLPDHMNCSSEEYHSHRIESASFQEFNINMQSKQDVVANSMHGTLSLSLINSVAKHIKTYFPLALKNIKYYKVYVLLETFLDLIKEEVLRIESTTTGIFPFHLMTEYCNLRKSCDHINQENPIERDLYYRECALHVISKWLAGEFNKLQTAITSQIDEFKRKQIAMNKLIPNPVEIISQHHLYPSFMVELSTWVGGYQREEERTFFCSRLLLVLELLNDTLLTGMGHVVYAKLKCNYAM, from the coding sequence ATGAAGAGATCTTCAAGCGGTGATATATTAATACAACTAAAACAAATAAAGATAGGTAAAAGAAGATTACGCTATATATACATTCCACAATCTTTGATGGAAAGTAAAGAGTTTATGAAGGAAACTGATAAAGAATGTTGTCTGCTGTTTCTTGGTTGTGATGTATTAAGCAGCACATCCGTACTTCCAAAAAATATGGCAAGAACTCATACAAGATTATTGAAATCAAAACAATGTAGCAAAATATCCTTTCCCCATCGTTTGGCTGGAGTTGCGGGACATACAAAAGATGCTTGGTTTTATAGTATTCATGGTTTGTTTCGAAGCGTCTTTGAATTTTATGACTTTGCAGAACAAGTTTTGGTCTTACGGTATTTATTCCATATATGGAGTATCGCTAACGAAAGATTTTTGCCAGAGAAGTTAATTTTAACAGATCACAATTTTATTGATAAAGAGATGTTTGTAACTGTTATTATTGACAGAATTGataattgtaaaatatgtgAAGAAACTGCATGTTCGAAACGTATGTGTATGTCAAGGAATAACAAAAGCGTAGCCACACAGTGCAGCATGTCATGGAATAAAAAAAGCGTAGCCACACAGTGCACAATTCATTACTCTTCTGTCGCATCTCAATATGATTTAAATGTATGTATGAATAGATCATCTCAGACAGTTTATTGCAAGAATAAAATGATATCACAATTTACACAAAGTGATAAAATTGTATCCAATGAGAAACAATGTCAAACAGAGTATGTGAAAATTGATCAACATACATCTCCTACACACCTTCCAGATCATATGAATTGTTCTTCAGAAGAATACCATAGCCATAGAATTGAGAGTGCTAGTTTTCAGGAATTCAATATTAACATGCAGTCTAAACAAGATGTTGTTGCTAACTCAATGCATGGAACATTATCTCTTAGTTTGATCAATTCTGTAGCAAAACATATTAAGACATACTTCCCCCTTGCGttgaaaaatatcaagtatTACAAAGTTTACGTACTGCTTGAAACTTTTTTGGATTTAATTAAAGAAGAAGTGTTGCGTATAGAAAGCACAACTACTGGAATATTCCCTTTTCATTTGATGACAGAATATTGTAATCTTCGAAAGTCATGTGATCACATCAACCAAGAAAATCCGATAGAAAGAGATTTGTATTATCGAGAATGTGCTCTTCATGTTATTAGTAAGTGGCTTGCGGGTGAGTTTAATAAACTCCAGACCGCCATAACATCCCAAATAGACGAGTTTAAGAGAAAACAAATTGCAATGAACAAACTGATTCCAAATCCTGTTGAAATAATAAGTCAACATCATTTATATCCTTCTTTTATGGTTGAATTAAGCACATGGGTTGGTGGATATCAAAGAGAAGAAGAAAGAACGTTTTTTTGTTCACGACTTTTGTTGGTTCTGGAATTACTTAATGATACTTTACTTACTGGGATGGGTCATGTCGTTTATGCGAAATTAAAATGTAATTATGCCATGTAA
- the LOC130622188 gene encoding calmodulin-alpha-like has protein sequence MKKRSATMIFQPREYMKLLTEDEQEKLTEEQIGEFRDAFTAFDRDNNGFITTKELAHVLRSLGLNPTEKELCCLINEVDFDGNGKIDFREFVNLMLLNGDQIAWSDKDLIEAFRTFDTDNKGYIHSGELKYVLSHMDDEVISDQELEEMLDFSKLQTNRKVTFNEFKNLAKPDLKIHSEALEQQLQKQHKTIHFFN, from the exons ATGAAGAAGAGAAGTGCTACGATGATATTCCAACCACGCGAGTACATGAAGTTACTAACGGAGGATGAACAG GAAAAGCTAACAGAAGAGCAAATCGGTG AATTTCGAGATGCATTCACAGCATTTGATCGTGACAATAATGGCTTCATCACAACTAAAGAACTTGCACACGTGTTGAGATCACTTGGACTGAATCCAACAGAAAAAGAACTGTGTTGTTTAATCAATGAGGTTGATTTTGACG gTAATGGAAAAATCGATTTCAGAGAATTTGTCAATCTGATGCTTTTGAATGGTGATCAAATTGCATGGAGTGATAAAGATTTAATTGAAGCATTTCGGACATTTGATACTGATAATAAAGGCTACATCCACTCTGGTGAACTAAAATATGTCTTATCACATATGGATGATGAAGTAATTTCAGATCAGGAACTAGAAGAAATGCTGGATTTTTCGAAATTGCAGACAAATAGGAAAGTAACATTTAAtg aattcaaAAATCTTGCGAAACCAGATTTGAAAATCCATTCAGAAGCTTTGGAGCAGCAACTGCAGAAACAGCACAAaacaatacatttttttaactaa
- the LOC130622186 gene encoding uncharacterized protein LOC130622186: MLRGLHCLRQRCRINLLLTACRNMSSKTFTLDYVGCFGSLIVKCPHDFASIETIDPHNVPNGDKAYVNIESPDDSVDVSKYCNVEYEKGKSIIKISSQNKHIIIEKNHEVKINIKIPHNYSIDAEALEIDLTENEGEDVKLLSYGNCFVGKIKSTNTFIKAYGHFKCKEFQGNGLISADRDINIRKIQSNDVFLRSKQEVDISAVYSQSFDCETNTGNISIGSLHGVSKLTSDSGLINVDSLSGDLEISTKSGGINVSIENTNKSDISSVTADIHVGFGDNVSACIDAEAGFIDVPADFLTDGVKRKVSNGREYFEGKLGDGKSSVLVNSENGLIAFSRKNWISKFGKLED, from the coding sequence ATGTTACGTGGACTTCATTGTTTACGACAAAGGTGTAGGATTAATTTACTGTTGACAGCATGTAGAAATATGTCGTCAAAAACTTTTACTTTGGATTATGTAGGTTGTTTTGGCTCTTTGATTGTAAAATGTCCGCATGATTTTGCATCCATTGAAACTATTGATCCACACAACGTACCAAATGGCGATAAAGCTTATGTTAATATTGAATCACCAGATGATAGTGTTGATGTATCTAAATATTGCAATGTTGAGTATGAAAAGGGGAagtcaataataaaaatttcttcTCAGAACAAGCATATTATAATTGAAAAGAATCATgaggtaaaaataaatattaagatTCCACACAATTACTCAATAGATGCTGAGGCATTAGAAATTGATTTAACTGAAAATGAAGGGGAGGATGTCAAACTTTTATCTTACGGAAATTGTTTTGTTGGAAAAATAAAATCTACAAATACTTTTATCAAAGCATATGGACATTTCAAATGTAAAGAATTTCAAGGTAATGGTTTGATTTCAGCTGATAGAGATATAAATATTAGAAAGATACAAAGCAACGATGTTTTTCTCAGAAGTAAACAAGAGGTTGATATTTCTGCTGTTTATTCACAAAGTTTTGATTGCGAGACAAACACTGGTAATATCAGTATTGGAAGTTTGCATGGAGTTTCAAAGTTAACAtctgattctggattaataaaTGTTGATTCATTGTCAGGAGATTTAGAAATAAGCACAAAATCTGGAGGCATAAATGTGTCTAttgaaaatacaaataaatcaGACATTTCATCTGTAACGGCCGATATTCATGTTGGTTTTGGTGATAATGTGTCTGCTTGTATTGATGCAGAAGCAGGATTTATTGATGTTCCAGCAGATTTTTTGACTGATGGTGTGAAGAGAAAGGTATCAAATGGACGTGAATATTTTGAAGGAAAGCTTGGAGATGGAAAATCTTCTGTTTTAGTTAACTCAGAAAATGGATTGATAGCTTTTTCACGAAAAAATTGGATTTCTAAGTTTGGAAAGTTAGAAGATTAA